Proteins encoded together in one Pseudomonadota bacterium window:
- a CDS encoding DUF2312 domain-containing protein has product MSEGNVAADQLRLFIERVERLEEEKKGIADDIRDVYAEAKSQGYDPKIMRQIVRLRKMETHDRQEMEAVLDTYKSALGLA; this is encoded by the coding sequence ATGAGCGAAGGAAATGTCGCTGCCGATCAGCTGCGGCTGTTTATCGAGCGGGTCGAGCGGCTGGAGGAAGAGAAAAAGGGCATCGCCGATGATATTCGCGATGTCTATGCCGAGGCGAAATCGCAGGGCTATGACCCCAAGATCATGCGCCAGATCGTGCGGCTGCGCAAAATGGAAACGCATGACCGTCAGGAAATGGAAGCGGTGCTCGACACCTATAAATCGGCGCTGGGGCTGGCCTGA
- a CDS encoding FAD-binding protein, whose translation MPNDDQMLEQVPGPRQWENWHETVSGTVAGIDKVHPPLENPPYGSKTINRCTRQIQRSMADAKQKGKAYRAVGRAWSLSDAPLSDGVLLDISVLIGKKKLRADQLDPGYKGNAEARNGLCLIQCGNYISEINAWLETKKGLSFKTTGAANGQTIAGATATGTHGSALDFGALHDHIVAIHLLAGPEKQYWLERASYPVMKHSLPNSINAELLRDDDVFNAVLVGLGAFGVIHNVVIEARPRFLLNAYNYDAANNKKLVFDAAMRQRIAHLDFSLNPDLDPPADPENPDGPDTGRPYFFQPIINPNTNPPEVLITQMHDKPWKTGHNPDYLMPAGKFGPGYDFVTVAGRALDLFQSAVPLFAQLVAGQLFTLGRKSGSWGEQFGYKAHRTKVASGTVAVPLEHALATLDALIDLNGDIGPVPLVFGCRYVKKSPALLAFNQWETTFVISIDGVYNNSALNFLEKIPEKMEALGIPYSQHWGKTNGYNPQRIRATYGGNVDKWKAARARLLPDAEDRAMFENAFMRRAGLAD comes from the coding sequence ATGCCCAATGACGACCAGATGCTGGAACAGGTTCCAGGCCCGCGCCAATGGGAAAATTGGCATGAGACGGTCTCCGGCACGGTTGCCGGTATCGACAAGGTTCATCCGCCACTGGAGAATCCGCCCTATGGCTCGAAAACGATAAACCGCTGTACCCGGCAGATTCAGCGCTCTATGGCCGATGCCAAACAGAAGGGCAAAGCCTATCGGGCTGTGGGCCGCGCCTGGTCGCTTTCGGATGCGCCTCTGAGTGATGGGGTGTTGCTCGATATCTCGGTGCTGATTGGCAAGAAGAAACTGCGCGCGGATCAGCTTGACCCCGGCTATAAGGGCAATGCCGAGGCGCGCAACGGCCTGTGCCTAATACAGTGCGGCAATTATATTTCCGAGATTAATGCCTGGCTCGAAACCAAAAAAGGTCTGTCGTTCAAGACAACGGGCGCCGCCAATGGTCAGACTATTGCCGGCGCCACGGCGACCGGCACCCATGGTTCGGCACTCGATTTCGGGGCTTTGCATGACCATATTGTCGCTATTCATCTGCTCGCCGGACCGGAGAAGCAATATTGGCTGGAACGCGCAAGCTATCCGGTGATGAAGCATTCGCTGCCCAATTCAATCAATGCCGAACTGCTCCGCGATGATGATGTTTTCAACGCGGTGCTGGTGGGTCTCGGGGCCTTTGGCGTAATCCATAATGTGGTTATCGAGGCGCGACCGCGCTTCCTGCTCAATGCCTATAATTATGATGCGGCCAATAACAAAAAGCTGGTGTTCGATGCCGCGATGCGCCAGCGCATTGCTCATCTCGACTTTTCGCTCAACCCCGATCTCGACCCCCCTGCCGATCCCGAGAATCCGGATGGCCCCGATACCGGGCGACCCTATTTCTTTCAGCCGATCATCAACCCCAATACCAACCCACCTGAAGTGTTGATCACCCAGATGCATGACAAGCCATGGAAGACAGGGCACAACCCCGATTATCTTATGCCGGCCGGGAAGTTTGGACCCGGCTATGATTTTGTGACGGTGGCTGGGCGTGCGCTCGACCTGTTCCAGAGCGCGGTGCCGCTGTTCGCGCAGCTGGTGGCGGGGCAGCTGTTCACGCTGGGCAGGAAGAGCGGCAGCTGGGGTGAGCAGTTCGGCTATAAGGCGCACCGCACCAAGGTCGCCAGTGGCACCGTTGCGGTACCGCTGGAACATGCGCTGGCAACGCTTGATGCATTGATCGACCTTAATGGTGATATCGGCCCGGTGCCGCTGGTTTTTGGCTGTCGCTATGTCAAAAAATCTCCGGCGCTGCTGGCTTTCAACCAGTGGGAGACCACTTTTGTCATCAGCATCGACGGCGTTTACAACAACAGTGCGCTGAACTTTCTCGAAAAAATCCCCGAGAAAATGGAGGCTCTGGGCATTCCCTACAGCCAGCATTGGGGCAAGACCAACGGCTATAATCCGCAGCGTATCCGCGCAACCTATGGCGGCAATGTCGACAAGTGGAAGGCGGCCCGGGCGCGATTGCTGCCCGATGCCGAGGACCGTGCCATGTTCGAAAACGCCTTTATGCGACGCGCCGGACTTGCCGACTGA
- a CDS encoding heavy metal-binding domain-containing protein: MLISTTPTLEGYRITEYCNVVTGEVIVGANLFRDLFANIRDMVGGRSGSYENVLERARAEAMTEIQERAADMGANAVIGIDLDYEVVGQNGSMLMVSATGTAVIVERTA; encoded by the coding sequence CTGCTGATCAGCACCACGCCGACGCTCGAAGGCTATCGCATCACCGAATATTGTAATGTCGTCACCGGCGAGGTGATTGTCGGCGCCAATCTGTTCCGCGACCTGTTTGCCAATATCCGCGACATGGTAGGCGGTCGCTCCGGCTCCTATGAAAATGTCCTCGAACGCGCCCGCGCCGAGGCGATGACCGAAATCCAGGAACGCGCCGCCGATATGGGCGCCAATGCCGTGATCGGCATCGATCTCGACTATGAGGTGGTCGGCCAGAACGGCTCGATGCTGATGGTCTCGGCGACGGGGACCGCAGTGATCGTCGAGCGCACTGCCTAG
- a CDS encoding YebC/PmpR family DNA-binding transcriptional regulator, with protein MAGHSKFKNIMHRKGAQDKKRSAMFSKLSREITVAAKMGMPDPDMNPRLRLAVNNAKAQSMPKDNIQRAIDKATANDGDDYEEIRYEGFGPGGVSLIVEALTDNRNRTVTSVRTAFSKNGGNMGASGSVAHGFDRLGLISYPASAGDEDKMLEAAMEAGAEDIESSEDGHDIWTGMDDLHEVAGALETALGEAESVKLAWRPHTRVEVGESEAQTLLKLIDVLDDDDDVQTVWGNYDVSDEVMEKLGQ; from the coding sequence ATGGCAGGCCATTCCAAATTCAAGAATATCATGCATCGCAAGGGCGCGCAGGACAAGAAGCGCTCGGCGATGTTCTCCAAGCTGAGCCGCGAGATCACCGTCGCGGCGAAAATGGGCATGCCCGATCCGGACATGAACCCGCGCCTGCGGCTGGCAGTCAACAACGCCAAGGCGCAGTCCATGCCCAAGGACAATATCCAGCGCGCCATCGACAAGGCGACCGCCAATGACGGCGATGACTATGAGGAAATCCGCTATGAGGGCTTCGGCCCCGGCGGCGTATCGTTGATCGTCGAGGCGTTGACCGACAATCGCAACCGCACCGTCACCAGCGTGCGCACCGCTTTCTCCAAAAATGGCGGCAATATGGGCGCATCGGGATCGGTAGCGCATGGTTTCGACCGGCTCGGCCTGATCTCCTATCCGGCCAGCGCCGGCGATGAGGACAAGATGCTCGAAGCGGCGATGGAAGCCGGCGCTGAAGACATTGAATCCTCCGAAGACGGCCATGACATCTGGACCGGCATGGACGATCTGCACGAAGTGGCCGGGGCGCTGGAAACCGCGCTAGGCGAGGCAGAAAGCGTCAAGCTGGCCTGGCGTCCGCACACCAGGGTCGAAGTCGGCGAAAGCGAGGCGCAGACGCTGCTCAAGCTGATCGACGTGCTCGACGATGATGACGATGTCCAGACCGTCTGGGGCAATTATGATGTCTCCGACGAAGTCATGGAAAAGTTGGGCCAATAG